The sequence CATAGTCGTCCACATTGCCGGGGTGCACCAGGCGAACTTCATAATCCGGGCATTGCTGTCGCCAGCTCTGTATGCATTCGCACACAAAGGCGTCGGGCTGCACCTGGTTCCAGTAAGTCCAGATGATCTTGGGAATCTCCGGTGCTTTCTGCAGCGGCTGTTCGGCACCGCCAGATACATAAGGGGCTGGCAATTCATAGCCCGCACCGCTTTGGAGGTGGTGGGGCCGCACAAGCTGCAGAACGCCTTTAAATAAGCTGGCTGGGATTCGTTTCATGGTGCCCACATTGCGATGAGGCTTGCACTGTACAGGCGCCTCTCGCTTGATTGACTGAAAAAACAGGATGCTTCGGCTGAAAGAATGCAAAACATGACATCCACTGCAGCAGTGCAAGCCCGCCCACAGCCGCTGCGATTGCTGCACTTCGTCACGGGCGGTTTTTCGGGTGCCACGCAGGTGGCGGTGGATCTGTGCCTGGCAGCGCAGCAAACGGGAAACATGGAGGTGTTGCTGGTGCTGCGCCGCAAACGCAATACCACCGACCAACGCGTGCAGCAGCTGCGGGAGCAAGGGCTGAAGGTGCAAGTGGTGTCGAACTTCTTGCACCTGTGGACCGTGTGGGAGCTGCGCAAGATCATCCGGGCCTGGAAGCCCGATGTGGTCTTTGCCCATGGCTTCAGCGACCATATCTGGGGCCGCCAGGCCGCAGTGGCGGAAGAGGTGCCCCATGTTTTCCATGTGGAGCACAACTCGCGTGAGCGCTATACCCCGCGGCGATTGAAGCAGGCGCTGGCCTTGATGCCCCATACCCAGGCCAGCATCGGTGTGTCCGAAGGTGTGCGGGAGAGTTTGGCGGAGCGGGGTTTCCCGCCAGAGAAGTGCATGGCGATCCCCAATGGCATCGATCTGGCACGTTTCCCCGAGGCGCTGCTGACTGCATCGTGGAGCGCGCGGGAGCCCGCCATTTTGATGGCCTCGCGTTTTGCACGCCAAAAAGACCATGCCACCTTGATTCGGGCCTTGGCCTTGCTGCGCGCGCAAGGCATGACGCCAAGGTTGTACCTGGCGGGTGCTGGCAGCCAGCGGCTGCGCAAGCGCGCCGAAGCGCTGGTGGACGAGCTGGGGCTGGGGACGCAAGTCCAGTTTCTGGGCAATGTGGCCGATCTGCCCCAGCGTCTGGCCCAGACCCAGGTGATGGTCTT comes from Comamonas sp. GB3 AK4-5 and encodes:
- a CDS encoding glycosyltransferase; this encodes MQNMTSTAAVQARPQPLRLLHFVTGGFSGATQVAVDLCLAAQQTGNMEVLLVLRRKRNTTDQRVQQLREQGLKVQVVSNFLHLWTVWELRKIIRAWKPDVVFAHGFSDHIWGRQAAVAEEVPHVFHVEHNSRERYTPRRLKQALALMPHTQASIGVSEGVRESLAERGFPPEKCMAIPNGIDLARFPEALLTASWSAREPAILMASRFARQKDHATLIRALALLRAQGMTPRLYLAGAGSQRLRKRAEALVDELGLGTQVQFLGNVADLPQRLAQTQVMVLSTHWEGMPLALVEGMAAGCACIATQVSGMQAVVRHGVDGLLVPHEDAAALAEALLRVLRDSALAAQLGQAARQKALSSYGREQMWQHYQDLLPHAGS